One Clostridia bacterium DNA window includes the following coding sequences:
- a CDS encoding response regulator, with amino-acid sequence MKKVLIVDDSQAEVRLMQAYLEQAGYWAVSINDPMRIEQTIDVERPGLILLDVVMPGRNGFQACRELKGSAEYGRIPIVMVTSKGNESDKFWGQQQGADGYVVKPFTKEQLLGEVQRFLR; translated from the coding sequence TTGAAGAAAGTATTGATCGTTGACGATTCGCAGGCCGAAGTGCGGCTGATGCAGGCCTATCTGGAGCAGGCTGGCTATTGGGCTGTGTCAATCAACGATCCCATGAGAATCGAGCAGACGATCGACGTTGAGCGCCCCGGGTTGATTCTTCTGGACGTAGTGATGCCGGGTCGCAACGGTTTCCAGGCGTGCCGCGAACTGAAGGGCTCCGCCGAGTACGGGCGCATTCCGATCGTTATGGTGACTTCAAAGGGCAACGAAAGCGACAAGTTCTGGGGACAGCAGCAGGGTGCCGACGGGTACGTCGTGAAGCCTTTCACGAAAGAACAGTTGCTGGGCGAAGTTCAACGTTTTCTGCGCTGA
- a CDS encoding HAMP domain-containing methyl-accepting chemotaxis protein, which yields MKGRLSSAVSMLVVVNLVALLAVLALGYAAGAKSGGLSLMDLGALPSTAGLRLLAAAAVALSAGLWIWFRLSNKVVTPIHNLVDFTERLGTGDYKSRLEVESEDDFRFMAENLNRAAERASRALFNQEAQETLQRSVTDFLTIVSQIARGDMTLRGKVTNDALGNVVDSVNYMLDNFTKVLERVRKGAIDVSTSANEILVSSEEMASGATQQDQEITNTSSAVEELTVSMKQVSNNAEASAEAARRALDAAEQGNRAVRDTLEGMQRIRASVQATAKKIKSLGDRSLEISEIISVINDITEQTNLLALNAAIEAARAGEAGRGFAVVADEIRKLAEHSRTATKDIAALIKAIQAETNEAVVVMEEGTREVEVGARLADQAGKALEAISSVVRQSAELVQEISLASKQQVRGTEGVANAMQIISNITRQTSQGARQTARTVEQMVKLSEQLNEALSQFRIHTANKEMGVAAAAVSR from the coding sequence ATGAAGGGTCGTCTAAGTTCGGCCGTCAGCATGTTGGTGGTCGTGAACCTTGTGGCGCTGCTCGCGGTGCTGGCGCTCGGATATGCTGCTGGCGCAAAGTCGGGCGGATTGTCGCTGATGGACCTGGGTGCGCTGCCGAGCACGGCAGGACTGCGCCTATTGGCGGCGGCGGCCGTGGCGCTGAGCGCGGGGCTGTGGATATGGTTCCGGCTGAGCAACAAGGTAGTGACGCCAATTCACAACCTCGTGGACTTCACGGAGCGGTTGGGTACGGGTGACTACAAGTCGCGCCTTGAGGTCGAATCGGAAGACGACTTCCGCTTCATGGCGGAGAACCTAAATCGCGCGGCAGAGCGAGCGTCTCGTGCCCTCTTCAACCAGGAAGCGCAGGAGACGTTGCAGCGCAGCGTGACGGACTTCCTGACGATCGTGAGTCAGATTGCGCGTGGCGACATGACGCTCCGCGGCAAGGTGACGAACGACGCGCTGGGTAACGTAGTTGACTCCGTTAACTACATGCTTGACAACTTCACGAAGGTGCTGGAGCGCGTTCGCAAGGGCGCCATCGACGTCTCGACGAGCGCGAACGAGATTCTCGTGTCCTCGGAAGAGATGGCGAGCGGCGCAACGCAACAGGATCAGGAGATCACGAATACGTCTTCGGCCGTGGAAGAGCTGACGGTTTCCATGAAGCAGGTGTCGAACAACGCCGAAGCCAGTGCGGAAGCCGCACGCCGCGCACTCGACGCCGCCGAACAGGGCAACCGTGCCGTGCGCGACACGCTGGAAGGCATGCAGCGCATTCGCGCTTCGGTGCAGGCGACGGCGAAGAAGATCAAGTCGCTCGGCGATCGCTCTCTGGAAATTTCCGAAATCATCAGCGTCATCAACGACATTACCGAACAGACGAACCTGCTGGCGCTGAATGCGGCCATCGAAGCGGCGCGCGCCGGTGAAGCGGGACGCGGCTTCGCGGTCGTTGCCGATGAAATTCGCAAGCTGGCCGAGCACTCGCGTACCGCCACCAAGGATATTGCCGCGCTGATCAAGGCGATCCAGGCGGAGACGAACGAAGCAGTCGTCGTCATGGAAGAAGGCACACGCGAAGTGGAAGTGGGCGCGCGACTGGCCGACCAGGCCGGCAAAGCGCTGGAAGCGATTTCGAGCGTCGTGCGGCAATCGGCGGAGCTGGTACAGGAAATCTCGCTGGCGTCGAAACAGCAGGTGCGCGGCACGGAAGGCGTGGCGAATGCCATGCAGATCATCTCCAACATTACGCGGCAAACCTCGCAGGGAGCACGGCAGACGGCACGCACGGTTGAGCAGATGGTGAAACTGAGCGAACAGCTGAACGAAGCGCTTTCGCAGTTCCGCATCCACACGGCAAACAAGGAGATGGGTGTCGCTGCGGCCGCTGTGTCGCGGTAA
- a CDS encoding chemotaxis protein CheW, whose product MSEEAKFENERQRASVAMPPDDSAAMVDASEQEERLPERQYCVFRAGRERFCLGVLDVEEVVEWPSVTRIPLGPAFLVGIFNLRGAIVPIVDIAFTEVRRADLPPKHCVVACLEGKGEQSDVRIGIAADEVIGTYTTTDALLVDEAPRDVPHCCGMLRHEDRLALALDLKRLLDAFPVPVI is encoded by the coding sequence GTGAGCGAAGAAGCAAAATTCGAGAACGAAAGACAACGCGCAAGCGTTGCGATGCCGCCGGATGATTCTGCCGCGATGGTGGATGCGAGCGAGCAGGAGGAGCGTCTGCCGGAGCGCCAGTACTGCGTCTTCCGCGCCGGCCGCGAACGCTTTTGCCTTGGCGTGCTCGACGTGGAGGAAGTGGTGGAGTGGCCGAGCGTGACGCGTATTCCGCTGGGCCCGGCGTTCCTCGTAGGCATTTTCAACCTGCGCGGCGCCATCGTGCCGATCGTGGACATTGCGTTCACGGAAGTCCGGCGCGCGGACCTGCCGCCAAAGCATTGTGTTGTCGCGTGCCTGGAAGGCAAGGGCGAGCAGAGCGATGTGCGGATCGGCATCGCCGCCGACGAAGTGATCGGAACGTACACAACGACGGATGCCCTGCTCGTGGACGAGGCTCCTCGTGACGTACCGCACTGCTGTGGCATGTTGCGGCATGAAGATCGTTTGGCGCTGGCGCTGGATTTGAAGCGCCTGCTGGATGCGTTTCCAGTACCAGTGATTTGA
- a CDS encoding protein-glutamate O-methyltransferase CheR, whose product MEKTANPVITDHELSEIRALIEQRSGILFDQSRERFFSTRVREHMEFKRLAHGAELMRVIRGSNVEYDALLERVLTQETRFFRYPDVFNALEKKVLPEMHMKKFWENPRTLRIWSAGCSTGEEPYSIAISICDTLEFAEAWNITILATDISKQALQHAERGVYSRRTLENLSQRQIETYFVKVGDQFMVKPKIRNMVSFAPMNLAQAVYMGRFDCIFCMNVLIYFSEERRNALIQRFYEYLEAGAYLFLGHAESVAGAQVKFLQTVHADARLLQRPIPGGTVRAASAGEEQL is encoded by the coding sequence ATGGAGAAAACCGCCAATCCGGTCATCACCGATCACGAGCTGTCGGAGATTCGCGCGCTCATCGAGCAGCGCTCGGGAATCCTCTTCGACCAGTCGCGTGAGCGGTTCTTCTCCACACGCGTGCGTGAGCACATGGAGTTCAAGCGGCTGGCGCACGGCGCTGAGTTGATGCGCGTTATCCGCGGATCGAACGTCGAGTACGACGCGCTGCTGGAACGGGTGCTGACGCAGGAGACGCGGTTCTTCCGCTATCCGGACGTGTTCAATGCGCTGGAGAAAAAAGTTCTTCCAGAGATGCATATGAAGAAGTTCTGGGAGAATCCGCGAACGCTAAGGATATGGAGCGCTGGATGCTCTACCGGCGAAGAGCCGTACTCGATCGCCATCAGCATCTGCGACACGCTCGAGTTTGCGGAAGCGTGGAACATCACGATCCTGGCTACGGACATCAGCAAGCAGGCGCTGCAACATGCGGAGCGCGGCGTGTATTCGCGCAGGACGCTTGAGAATTTATCGCAGCGGCAAATTGAGACGTACTTCGTGAAGGTGGGCGACCAGTTCATGGTAAAGCCCAAGATTCGCAACATGGTTTCGTTTGCGCCCATGAACCTGGCGCAGGCGGTCTACATGGGCCGCTTCGACTGCATCTTCTGCATGAACGTGCTGATTTACTTCAGCGAAGAGCGACGAAACGCGCTCATCCAACGTTTCTACGAATACCTTGAGGCCGGTGCCTACCTCTTCCTTGGACATGCGGAGTCGGTGGCGGGCGCACAAGTGAAGTTTCTCCAGACCGTACACGCCGACGCCCGGTTGCTCCAGCGGCCGATTCCGGGTGGGACGGTACGCGCGGCCTCCGCCGGCGAGGAGCAGCTATGA